One stretch of Punica granatum isolate Tunisia-2019 chromosome 5, ASM765513v2, whole genome shotgun sequence DNA includes these proteins:
- the LOC116207969 gene encoding uncharacterized protein LOC116207969: MNTANYPCLLQHPSHEHALVLQELSESFIFECKICRLSVKGGLSYHCMDCKFFIHKSCADLPPEIQHPSHPQHPLAIIGYSSEPELCKGCVIFIHLDEYRYKCRLGCGVDLHVGCAAATLPPPEEEHKDQQEHEDKDKDCHEDEMIQHFTHEHPLASFHVNVPNRIRCRACGDEISSCVYGCRACIFVLHKSCGLAPREIINHPFHPQHPLTLLAHLKNRFGCKACGSYGHFAYNCNDCGLILDVKCAVSIMHPPPRDDQSSTDDRIDFYRCVRCNYNLHFSCMPLPPYVKHTFHHNYHPLVLRDRFVDDKLDYEEQYCDACETLRHPEHGVYYCEECNYAADIDCVIPKRDLKKGRQMKDLMLKRLDKDISIAEAKTEELKQKWEMSMKELEELKKKRQELSDAMEAELDRAWIEHGAS; this comes from the exons ATGAATACAGCTAATTACCCCTGCCTTCTTCAGCATCCCAGCCATGAACATGCCCTGGTCTTGCAAGAGCTGAGCGAAAGTTTTATCTTCGAATGCAAGATCTGCCGATTGTCCGTGAAAGGTGGTCTGTCCTACCATTGCATGGACTGCAAGTTCTTCATCCACAAATCCTGCGCTGATTTGCCTCCCGAGATTCAACATCCCTCTCATCCGCAGCACCCGCTGGCGATTATTGGATACTCAAGTGAGCCTGAGCTCTGTAAGGGGTGTGTTATTTTTATCCATCTAGATGAGTATCGTTATAAATGTCGTCTTGGCTGCGGAGTAGACTTGCACGTGGGATGTGCAGCTGCAACCCTCCCTCCTCCTGAAGAAGAGCACAAGGACCAGCAGGAGCACGAGGACAAGGACAAGGACTGCCATGAGGATGAGATGATTCAGCACTTTACTCACGAGCATCCTTTGGCATCCTTCCACGTGAATGTACCAAATCGGATCCGATGCAGGGCTTGCGGAGACGAGATCTCCAGTTGTGTCTATGGTTGCCGTGCCTGCATATTCGTGCTGCACAAATCATGCGGTCTGGCACCCCGAGAGATAATAAATCATCCATTCCATCCACAGCACCCGCTCACCTTGCTTGCCCATCTCAAGAATCGGTTTGGATGCAAAGCCTGCGGGAGTTACGGTCACTTTGCATACAACTGTAATGATTGTGGTCTCATTCTTGATGTGAAATGTGCTGTTTCCATCATGCATCCTCCTCCACGAGACGATCAGAGTAGCACAGACGACAG GATTGACTTCTACCGCTGTGTTCGGTGCAACTATAATCTTCACTTCAGTTGCATGCCACTACCCCCTTATGTCAAACACACATTCCACCACAACTACCATCCGCTGGTGCTCCGTGATAGATTTGTTGATGACAAACTTGATTATGAGGAGCAGTACTGCGACGCGTGCGAGACACTCAGGCACCCAGAACATGGTGTTTATTATTGCGAGGAGTGTAATTATGCTGCTGATATCGACTGCGTCATCCCCAAG AGAGACCTTAAGAAAGGTAGACAAATGAAAGACCTTATGCTCAAGCGACTGGATAAAGATATTTCAATTGCAGAAGCAAAGACGGAAGAACTGAAGCAAAAATGGGAAATGTCAATGAAAGAGCTGGAAGAACTTAAGAAAAAGAGACAAGAGCTCTCAGACGCGATGGAAGCAGAGTTGGACAGGGCATGGATTGAACACGGAGCCTCATAA